Genomic segment of Polynucleobacter necessarius:
CCGATCGCTACAAACTCTTACTTTCCCGTCGCATTCATGGCAACCTAAAGTTATCGGCAATTAACTCCGATTTTGTTCATGGCGATGATTATCAAAGCTTGTCAAATGCTGCTGCAGTTTTATCGGGTAAAGTATTGCCAGGCTCAAAGGTTCGCCGTGGCGATCCAGATAAAAATCAAAAAGAGCAAGCCATTCAAGATTTCAGGGCCGCCTTTTCTTGGCTGCTTTCCGAAGCTGAGCGAGTGCTCAGCCGTCAGCGCTATAAGGGTCTTGGTGAGATGAACCCCTCCCAGTTGTGGGAGACCACCATGGATGCTGGTTCAAGAACTCTGCTCCAAGTCAAAATTGAAGATGCGATTGCTGCTGACCAAGTCTTTACAATGCTGATGGGTGATGAGGTTGAGCCGCGCCGCGCCTTTATTGAGAAAAATGCCTTAATTGCTCGCAACTTGGATGTTTGATAAATGGCTAAAAAGAAATTGGTTGTACCGAGCGTAGACAGGTCTTGCATTGTTGTTAAGTCCTCACCCATTCACGGTAAGGGTGTATTTGTTACTAAGCCCATTAAAAAGGGTGCTGCCATTATTGAGTACAAGGGCGAGCGGATCAACTGGAAGTTGGCAGAGAAGTGCCACCCACACGATCCAAAAGACCCAAACCATACTTTTTACTTTTCATTAGAAGATGGCCGATGCATTGACGCCAAGTATGGTGGCAATGCAGCACGTTGGATTAATCACTCATGCAAGCCCAGTTGTGAAACAAGGGAAGATAGTTTTGATGGCGAGCCTCGCGTCTTTATTTATGCGAAACGTGATCTTAAGGTGGGCGAGGAACTTGTTTATGACTACTCCCTTGATGTTGAGGGTCGAGTCACCAAGCAAATGAAAAAAGACTACGAGTGTCGTTGTGGTGCCAAGAAGTGTCGTGGCACCATGTTGTCCCTTGACGGCAAATAATTCTAAAAATGTTATTTGTTAGCATTCGGGAGTTAGAGGCAGCCATCAACTATTGGCGCAGCCGGTCGCCTGCAGTTGGTGAGGAGTTGCACTTGTGTCCTGAGGCCGCAGCGCTTGCAAAACCCTATGCCCTTATGATTGTCCAGGGGGCTCAAAGGGTTCCCATGGATGTGTTGGATGAGATGGCTAAGGTGGCAATCCAAACCTTTTTAAAAATCACCCATACAAATTAAACAACACACCCTATATTTTTTAGGGTTATCGCTATATTAGTTAACACTCTCTTGGAGTATCCTCAAACTCTTGCCTAAGGTGTGGTGTGAGGATTCGAGTTTGCAAGAAACAATATTAAAACAATTGGCCTTGGAAAAACTTTTAAAGGTTTTTCTGCGGTGAGTGACGTCAACTTAGATGTCGCTCGAGGAACGATCCACGCCTTGATTGGCCCTAATGGTGCAGGTAAAACTACCTGCTTTAATTTGCTCACCAAGTTCTTGGAGCCCAGCGCGGGTCAAATTTTTTTAACGGTTTTGATATCACTAAAGAGAAGCCCGCCCAAATCGCGCGTCGTGGGGTGGTTCGGTCATTTCAGATTTCCGCTGTTTTCCCACACCTAACTGTTTTAGAGAATGTTCGTGTTGCACTGCAGCAAGGATTGGGTACGGAATTCCATTTTTGGAGGTCTGGGGATTCTCTCAACGTGCTTAATGGGCGGGCTGAAGAACTCTTATGCGAGGTTGGGTTGGCTGATTTTGCTCATGAGGAAACCTTAAACCTGGCCTACGGACGTAAAAGGGCGCTAGAAATTGCCACCACTATGGCTATGGAGCCCGAACTGATGTTGTTGGATGAGCCAACACAAGGTATGGGTCACAAGGATGTCGAGCGCGTTACCGAGTTAATAGATCGGGTGGCCAAAGGCCGCACCATTTTGATAGTTGAGCACAATATGAAAGTGGTTTCATCTATTGCCGACCGAATTACAGTATTGCAACGGGGTTCGGTTTTGGCTGAAGGCTCCTATCATGAGGTTTCAAGTAATCCCTTAGTGGTCGAGGCTTATATGGGTAGCCATGGGGGCGACAGCATATGAGCACCGTGGCGCTGGAGGTTAAAAACCTTGAATCTTGGTATGGCGAGTCCCACATTCTTCATGGCGTGAACTTTTCTGTTCGTGATGGTGAGGTGGTAACTCTGCTGGGTCGTAACGGGGCCGGCCGAAGCACCATCTTAAAAACTATCTTGGGTTTAACTAGCAAAAGAACGGGGTCAGTAGAGATTTATGGCACCCAAACCATTGCGATGCCAACCTATAGAATCGCCCGCCTAGGGGTTGGTTTTTGCCCTGAAGAGCGCGGCATCTTTGCTAGCTTAAGCGCTGAAGAGAATTTGTTGTTATTGCCAGAGATTGCTCCCGGAGGCATGGGTTTAGACGAGATTTATGAGATGTTTCCCAATCTTTACGAACGACGTAATAGTCCTGGCACAAGGCTTTCGGGTGGTGAGCAACAGATGCTCGCGATGGCACGTATATTTTGAGAACGGGCGCAAAACTACTGTTGTTGGATGAAATTACCGAAGGCTTGGCCCCAGTGATTGTTCAAAAATTGGGTGAGGTGGTAACTAGTTTACGCAACAAGGGCTTCACTATTGTGCTGGTGGAGCAAAACTTCCGTTTTGCTGCACCCTTAGCTGATCGTCATTATGTGGTTGAGCACGGCAACGTGGTTGAGGTTGTCAATCAAAACGAGCTTACTGAAAAAGCAAGCTTATTAAATGAGTATCTTGGTGTCTAGTGGTTATTTATAGGAGACGTAAATGAAGTTAAAGCAAATTACCGCGTGTCTGGTGGCGACAGCCCTTTTTGGATCAAATCCAGCATTCGCGCAAACATCCAAAGTTAGTGGTGATGTAATTAAGATTGGCGTATTAACAGACCTGTCATCAACTTATTCTGATTTGGCTGGTGCTGGTGCGGTGATTGCAGCAAAAATGGCAATCGCTGATTTTTCAAAGGACGGCACTGTTATTGGTAAGAAGATTGAGCTCGTTAGTGCTGACCATCAGAACAAAGCAGATATCGCCGCCAATAAAGCGCGCGAGTGGTACGACAAGGATGGTGTTGATGTGATTGTTGAGTTGGTGTCAACCAACGTTGCTCTTGCTGTAATGGAAGTGGCAGAGCAAAAAAACAAGATCACCTTAGTGTCTGGCGCAGCTTCCCTGCCAATTACCAATGAAAAATGTACTGCCAATAACGTGCATTGGACTTATGACACTTACGCGCTTTCAAACGGTACAGCTAAAGCTGTTGTAAAGCAGGGCAAAAAGAACTGGTACTTCCTTACTGCTGACTATGCTTTCGGAGCAGCTCTAGAGAAAGATTCGACCAATGTTGTTAATGCTAACGGTGGTAAGGTGCTGGGAACTAGTAAACACCCATTTCCGAATAGCGACTTTTCTTCATACCTCTTGAAGGCACAAGCTAGTGGTGCTGATGTTGTTGCGCTGGCAAATGCGGGCCAAGACACTAACAACTTTGTTAAACAAGCTGCAGAGTTTGGTATCAACAAAAAACAAACGGTTGTTCCTTTGTTAATGTTTATCTCTGATGTTCATTCTTTGGGTTTGAATGCAGCCCAAGGCATGTACCTAACGGAAGGCTTCTATTGGGATAGAGATGAGAAAACACGTGCGTTTTCTAAGCGTTTCATCTTGCAACATAAGCGCATGCCAACCAGCGTTCAAGCTGGTGTTTACTCATCAGTTCTCGCCTATTTAGCTGCAGTTCAAAAAGCAGGCACGGATGATACTCAAGCGGTAATGAAGGCTTTGAGATCGACCAATATTGATGATGGTTTGTTCAAAGGAAAAATCCGTGCTGACGGCAAGTTTGAGCATGACATGTATTTACTTGAAGTGAAGAAGCCATCCGAATCTAAGAGCCCATGGGATTATTACAACGTCAAAGCAGTGATTCCGGCTGCTGAGGCAACACAACCACTTTCATTGTCACGATGCAAGTTGGTTACTAACAAGTAATCTATTTCTTATTAAGCATGTTTGAACTTCTTGGAATTACCCCACCAAGGGCTGGTTGCTCAGCTCTTGGTGGGGCTTATTAATGGCTCTTTTTATGCCATTTTGAGTTTGGGTTTGGCCATTATTTTTGGTCTACTCAACATCATTAATTTTTCCCATGGTGCTCAGTACACAATGGGCGCATTCGTTGCGTGGATTGACCTAACTCAAGTTGGCCAGTGGATTGGTTTTCCTGAATTCTCGATTAATTATTGGTTTGCGCTAATTCTCGTGCCCCTAGTGATGGCAGGTTTCGGCTTGATACTTGAGCGCACCATGCTCAGGCGCTTGTATCACCTGGATCATCTTTACAGCTTGTTATTAACTTTCGGTTCGGCGCTCATTATCGAGGGCATGTTTCGTCATTGGTATGGAATCTCTGGTGAGAGTTATTCAGCCCCTGAGATATTGCAGGGCGCCATCCCGTTAGAGTTGATTGGCATTATTTTGCCTAAGTATCGCTTGTGGGTGGTGGTGGCCTCATTGGTGGTTTGTTTTTCTACTTGGTTTGTCATAGAAAGAACAAAGTTGGGCGCATACCTTCGCGCCGGAACTGAAAATCCAAAATTACTTCAAGCGTTTGGTGTCAATGTACCTGTAATGATTTCTTTGGCCTATGCCTATGGTGTGGGTCTTGCTGGTTTTGCTGGTGTTTTAGCTGCACCAATTTTCCAAGTGAATCCATTGATGGGTTCGAATCTCATCATCGTAGTTTTTGCGGTTGTTGTGATTGGCGGCATGGGCTCAATCATGGGCTCTATTTTGACCGGCCTAGCTTTAGGTTTAATTGAAGGATTGACTAAAGTGTTTTATCCAGAAGCATCTGGCGTAGTAATATTTGTGATCATGGCAATCGTGTTGCTTATTCGTCCTGCTGGACTTTTCGGCCGGGAGAAATAAGGTGCACTCAAAAACAAAATTGTTGTACGGCATTCTGGTTTTAATTGCCCTATTGCTACCTTTTCAAGGCTTCATCTATTTAGTGTTTGCAATGAAGGTGTTGTGCTTTGCACTCTTTGCTTGTGCTTTCAATTTGTTGTTGGGTTTCACGGGCCTCCTTTCTTTTGGTCATGCCGCATTTTTTGGAACCTCTGCTTACATTACTGCTTATCTTTGTAAAGAGGCCGGCCTGTCCCCTGAGCTTGGAATTGCTTTAGGTGTACTGGGCTCAGGCGCCTTGGGTTTTTTAATTGGCTCTTTAGCAATTCGTCGGCAGGGTATTTATTTTGCGATGGTGACGCTAGCCCTTTCGCAGATGGTGTACTTCCTGGCCGTACAGCTTCCATTCACGGGTGGCGAGGATGGTATTCAAGGTGTGCCGCGGGGAATGCTGTTCGGTTTGATTGACTTAAAAGATGATGTCAGCATGTATTACTTTGTGCTGGCCGTTTTCTTATTGGGATTTGCGTTAATCGTTCGTACAGTGCACTCCCCATTTGGCCAAGTCTTAAAGGCTATTCGTGAAAACGAGCCGCGCGCAGTTTCTTTGGGTTATGACGTTGATCGTTTCAAGTTAATTTCTTTTGTGATTTCAGCTGCACTTGCTGGTTTGGCCGGTTCTTTGAAAACCCTCGTCTTCCAGTTGGCAACGTTGACGGATGTGCATTGGCATATGTCTGGCGAAGTGGTCTTAATGACTTTGCTTGGCGGCATGGGTACAATCCTTGGCCCAGTGGTTGGTGCAGGTATTGTGGTCGGCTTACAAAACTACCTGGCTAATATTGGGTCGTGGAGCACCATTGCAACCGGATTCATTTTTGTAATCTGTGTTTTGGCATTCCGTCGCGGGGTTGTTGGCGAAATTACACACCTCTTTAAGAAGAAAAATTGATTTAGGTTTTTTCTTATTCGCTTTTAGTACGGCGCTTCGGCGCCGTACTTATTTAAAGTCTTCCGCTATTCACTTGAGATGCGCCCCCTTGGCGATGTGCATTGCGGGTGACCTAACACCAACAATTTCCAAGTATTTTTATAAAAACCTAATTAAATCAATGGGTTATATCAAATTATCAACATATTTTGTTAGTCGGGAATTTATTTGTTTCACGTGAAACCTACAAAATGCTATGATCATCGCCCTATCTGAGGCAAATCATGCGTTATTCAAAGAGCTTCGATGTCATTGTTGTTGGCGGCGGTCACGCCGGGACTGAAGCTGCCCTTGCGGCTGCGCGCATGGGATGCGACACCCTTCTTATTACGCACAGTATTGAGAATTTAGGCGCCATGAGCTGTAATCCCTCAATTGGTGGGATTGGCAAAGGCCACTTGGTTAAAGAAATCGATGCTATGGGCGGCGCTATGGCGGCGGCTACTGATGAGGCTGGTATTCAGTTTCGGATATTAAATTCAAGTAAAGGCCCTGCTGTTCGCGCAACCCGCGCCCAAGGTGATCGGGTTTTGTACAAGGCGGCGATTCGTCGTCGTCTTGAGAATCAACAAAATTTGACTCTCTTCCAGGCTGCCGTGGATGACCTTCTGGTTCAGGGTGATGAGGTCCAGGGTGTGGTTACACAAATGGGCCTGAAGTTTACGGCTAAGAAAGTGGTCTTAACTGCCGGAACCTTCTTGGATGGAAAGATTCATGTAGGTTTAAATAACTATGCTGGTGGTCGAGCTGGTGATCCAGCCGCCATTTCTTTGTCTGCTAGACTGAAGGAGCTAAAGCTTCCCCAGGGAAGATTGAAGACTGGCACCCCACCCCGGATTGATGGGCGAACCATTGATTTTTCGGTGATACTGGAGCAGCCCGGGGATTTAGATCCCGTACCGGTTTTCTCTTATCTAGGTAGACCAGAGCAACATCCGAAACAGGTGCCATGCTGGATTTCCCATACAAATGAACAGACACATGACATTATTCGGGGTGGTTTAGATCGCTCACCAATGTATACGGGTGTGATTGAGGGGGTTGGCCCGCGCTACTGCCCCTCTATTGAGGACAAAATTCATCGTTTTGCCTCCAGAAATAGTCATCAGATCTTTCTGGAGCCCGAAGGTCTAACAACGAACGAGTTTTATCCGAATGGCATATCTACCAGCTTGCCATTTGATGTTCAGTGGAACTTGGTCCGAAGTATTCGTGGACTCGAGTCTGCCGTCATTGTGCGCCCTGGTTATGCTATTGAATACGACTTCTTTGATCCGCGGTATTTGCGTCATAGTCTAGAGACCAAGGCGATTGCCGGTCTTTACTTTGCTGGCCAGATTAATGGCACAACGGGTTATGAAGAGGCTGCCGCCCAAGGAATGCTGGCCGGCATTAATGCTGGCTTGGCAGTGCAAGGCAAAGAACCATGGTTGCCTAAGCGTAGTGAGTCTTATATTGGCGTTTTAGTGGATGACCTGATTACTTTGGGTGTTCAAGAGCCATATCGCATGTTCACTAGCCGCGCGGAGTACCGCTTGAGCTTGCGGGAAGATAATGCAGATTTGCGCCTCACCACCAGTGGGCGCGAGCTTGGCTTGGTGGATGACTACCGCTGGGCTACGTTTTGCAGAAAACAAGAGGCTGTTTCACGTGAAACATCTCGCTTACAAGATATTTGGATTGGGCCAAAACATGGATCAGCAAAGGCTGTCTCCGAGTTGTTAGGGCAAGATTTATCGCATGAGTGCAGTTTGGCTGATCTTTTAAGGCGCCCTGGTATCACTTATGAGGCAGTCATGGGTTTGGCAGAAGGCCTTTGGTCGCCAGGAACATTGGACGATGACCTGGGTTTAGCGCAACAAATTAGCGACCAGGTTGAGATTTCTATCAAATATCAAGGCTATATAGATAGGCAGGCTGTTGAGATTGCTCGGCAAGAGCATAACGAGAGCTTTCCTTTATCCGAATCTTTGGACTACACCCAGGTTCTTGGTTTATCCAAAGAGGTGCAGCAAAAGCTAAATCTGCATAAGCCTGGCACTCTTGGCCAGGCTGGCAGGATTTCTGGCGTTACGCCTGCAGCACTCTCTTTGTTGTTAGTCCATCTGAAAAAAGGTTTGGGTCGGACGCAAGAAGAAGCCCATGAGTAATGATTTGGTTTCTTTGGGGATTGAGAGCTTGGATCTCAACCTTAGCGCTGTCAATATTGCCGATTTGGAGCTCTTTTTGCAGGAAATGGGGCGCTGGAACCAGGTGCATAACTTGACAGCAATTGAGGGTGAAACGAACTCGGTGCGCCTGCATCTCATTGATTCTATTGCTGTTTTACCCATAATGCGCCAATTTCTAACCCAAGAAACCCCCAATATTGCAGATCTTGGTTCTGGTGGTGGATTGCCAGCTATACCCATTGCGATTTTGCAGCCAAGCTGGCATGTAACCTTGATTGAGGCCATCCGCAAGAAGACGGCATTTTTGCAGCATGTTCGCGATAAGCTAGGATTGAAGAATATTCAGGTTCTAAGTGAGCGCGTTGAAGAGGTAGCGAAATCACAGCCCGGACAGTTTGATGCGGTGATTTCTAGAGCATTTACTAATCTTGCCCACTTTCTAGAGCTTGCCCTCCCCCTTCTCAACCCAAATGGTTTGGTATTTGCCATGAAGGCTAAGCGGGCAGATAAGGAGCTGCAAGATGTGTGTATGGATGATTGGCAATTGGTGGCCGATGAGCCCCTGCACATCCCGAATTTGGAGGTTGAGCGCAGGTTTTTAGTCTTATCCCCCGTGAGAAAATTACCCCTTTAAAGCACGACATTTTTTAAGAAAAATTATGGCCAAAATATTTTGTATTGCGAATCAAAAAGGCGGGGTTGGAAAAACCACCACCGCTGTGAATTTGGCTGCTGGTTTAGCTGGACATCAGCAACGCGTTTTGTTGGTCGATTTAGATCCACAGGGCAATGCCACGATGGGGTCTGGTATTGAAAAGGCGGATCTCAACAGCACTGTGTATCAAGTGTTAATTGGCTTGTCATCAGTGAAAGAATCCGCAGTGCCTTGTGAGGGCTCTGGTTATGATGTGTTGCCAGCAAATCGTGATTTAGCTGGTGCAGAAATTGAGTTGGTAGATTTAGATTCTCGCGAACAAAGATTGAAAGATGCGCTGGCTCTTGTAGCAAATGATTATGACTTTATTTTGATTGACTGCCCGCCTGCATTATCTCTGTTAACACTGAATGGATTATGCGCAGCGAACGGCGTCATTGTGCCAATGCAGTGTGAATATTTTGCATTAGAAGGATTGTCGGATTTAGTGAACACCATCAAACAAGTTCACGCCAACTTAAATCCTGACTTGGTGATTATTGGATTGCTGCGCGTCATGTTTGATGCGCGCATGACATTGCAACAACAAGTTTCCGATCAATTGATTGAGCACTTTGGCGACAAGGTATTTAAGAGCATTATTCCTCGCAAC
This window contains:
- a CDS encoding SET domain-containing protein gives rise to the protein MAKKKLVVPSVDRSCIVVKSSPIHGKGVFVTKPIKKGAAIIEYKGERINWKLAEKCHPHDPKDPNHTFYFSLEDGRCIDAKYGGNAARWINHSCKPSCETREDSFDGEPRVFIYAKRDLKVGEELVYDYSLDVEGRVTKQMKKDYECRCGAKKCRGTMLSLDGK
- a CDS encoding DUF3717 domain-containing protein — protein: MLFVSIRELEAAINYWRSRSPAVGEELHLCPEAAALAKPYALMIVQGAQRVPMDVLDEMAKVAIQTFLKITHTN
- a CDS encoding ABC transporter substrate-binding protein, with the translated sequence MKLKQITACLVATALFGSNPAFAQTSKVSGDVIKIGVLTDLSSTYSDLAGAGAVIAAKMAIADFSKDGTVIGKKIELVSADHQNKADIAANKAREWYDKDGVDVIVELVSTNVALAVMEVAEQKNKITLVSGAASLPITNEKCTANNVHWTYDTYALSNGTAKAVVKQGKKNWYFLTADYAFGAALEKDSTNVVNANGGKVLGTSKHPFPNSDFSSYLLKAQASGADVVALANAGQDTNNFVKQAAEFGINKKQTVVPLLMFISDVHSLGLNAAQGMYLTEGFYWDRDEKTRAFSKRFILQHKRMPTSVQAGVYSSVLAYLAAVQKAGTDDTQAVMKALRSTNIDDGLFKGKIRADGKFEHDMYLLEVKKPSESKSPWDYYNVKAVIPAAEATQPLSLSRCKLVTNK
- a CDS encoding branched-chain amino acid ABC transporter permease — translated: MNFLELPHQGLVAQLLVGLINGSFYAILSLGLAIIFGLLNIINFSHGAQYTMGAFVAWIDLTQVGQWIGFPEFSINYWFALILVPLVMAGFGLILERTMLRRLYHLDHLYSLLLTFGSALIIEGMFRHWYGISGESYSAPEILQGAIPLELIGIILPKYRLWVVVASLVVCFSTWFVIERTKLGAYLRAGTENPKLLQAFGVNVPVMISLAYAYGVGLAGFAGVLAAPIFQVNPLMGSNLIIVVFAVVVIGGMGSIMGSILTGLALGLIEGLTKVFYPEASGVVIFVIMAIVLLIRPAGLFGREK
- a CDS encoding branched-chain amino acid ABC transporter permease, whose translation is MHSKTKLLYGILVLIALLLPFQGFIYLVFAMKVLCFALFACAFNLLLGFTGLLSFGHAAFFGTSAYITAYLCKEAGLSPELGIALGVLGSGALGFLIGSLAIRRQGIYFAMVTLALSQMVYFLAVQLPFTGGEDGIQGVPRGMLFGLIDLKDDVSMYYFVLAVFLLGFALIVRTVHSPFGQVLKAIRENEPRAVSLGYDVDRFKLISFVISAALAGLAGSLKTLVFQLATLTDVHWHMSGEVVLMTLLGGMGTILGPVVGAGIVVGLQNYLANIGSWSTIATGFIFVICVLAFRRGVVGEITHLFKKKN
- the mnmG gene encoding tRNA uridine-5-carboxymethylaminomethyl(34) synthesis enzyme MnmG, translated to MRYSKSFDVIVVGGGHAGTEAALAAARMGCDTLLITHSIENLGAMSCNPSIGGIGKGHLVKEIDAMGGAMAAATDEAGIQFRILNSSKGPAVRATRAQGDRVLYKAAIRRRLENQQNLTLFQAAVDDLLVQGDEVQGVVTQMGLKFTAKKVVLTAGTFLDGKIHVGLNNYAGGRAGDPAAISLSARLKELKLPQGRLKTGTPPRIDGRTIDFSVILEQPGDLDPVPVFSYLGRPEQHPKQVPCWISHTNEQTHDIIRGGLDRSPMYTGVIEGVGPRYCPSIEDKIHRFASRNSHQIFLEPEGLTTNEFYPNGISTSLPFDVQWNLVRSIRGLESAVIVRPGYAIEYDFFDPRYLRHSLETKAIAGLYFAGQINGTTGYEEAAAQGMLAGINAGLAVQGKEPWLPKRSESYIGVLVDDLITLGVQEPYRMFTSRAEYRLSLREDNADLRLTTSGRELGLVDDYRWATFCRKQEAVSRETSRLQDIWIGPKHGSAKAVSELLGQDLSHECSLADLLRRPGITYEAVMGLAEGLWSPGTLDDDLGLAQQISDQVEISIKYQGYIDRQAVEIARQEHNESFPLSESLDYTQVLGLSKEVQQKLNLHKPGTLGQAGRISGVTPAALSLLLVHLKKGLGRTQEEAHE
- the rsmG gene encoding 16S rRNA (guanine(527)-N(7))-methyltransferase RsmG → MSNDLVSLGIESLDLNLSAVNIADLELFLQEMGRWNQVHNLTAIEGETNSVRLHLIDSIAVLPIMRQFLTQETPNIADLGSGGGLPAIPIAILQPSWHVTLIEAIRKKTAFLQHVRDKLGLKNIQVLSERVEEVAKSQPGQFDAVISRAFTNLAHFLELALPLLNPNGLVFAMKAKRADKELQDVCMDDWQLVADEPLHIPNLEVERRFLVLSPVRKLPL
- a CDS encoding ParA family protein, translating into MAKIFCIANQKGGVGKTTTAVNLAAGLAGHQQRVLLVDLDPQGNATMGSGIEKADLNSTVYQVLIGLSSVKESAVPCEGSGYDVLPANRDLAGAEIELVDLDSREQRLKDALALVANDYDFILIDCPPALSLLTLNGLCAANGVIVPMQCEYFALEGLSDLVNTIKQVHANLNPDLVIIGLLRVMFDARMTLQQQVSDQLIEHFGDKVFKSIIPRNVRLAEAPSYGLPGVAFDKSSRGAKAYLEFGAEMIERIKQM